In the Candidatus Latescibacter sp. genome, ACCATCTATTCCATTATAAAAAACACCTTGCATATAAAAAAAATAATTTGAATATATGTACTATCATAATAGCCGAATAATACTGCAACTTTTATCCATAAAAAGGAGATATGATTATGGAAAAGGCTGTTCGGATTTCCCTGGTGCTTTTCATGGTTTCATTAGTTCTTTTCGGTGCGTACAGCAAAAAAACATCGGCAGGGCCAGATTCAACCCAACCCTCCCAGATCATCCATGGTATTACCTTCGTCACCATTCCTGGCGGGACGTTCCAGATGGGGGATGAAAAGGGCGACCTGTGGTCTGAATGCCGACCTGTGCACATGGTGACGGTGAGCTCGTTTCAGATGAGCGAAGCGGAGATAACGAACTCGCAGTATTGCGCCTATCTAAATGCTGCGAAGGCTTCCGGTGACATTACGACGACGAGTTCAATTGTGACTGGTGCGAAGGGTACATATAACGGGCAGATTTATATGTATCTGTCTGATATCTTTAATTCAAATAACCGGTGCTGGATAACGTATAGCAATAATGTATTCAGCGTGGCATCGGGTCATGAGAATTGGCCGGTTGTGTATGTGACGTGGTACGGTTCAAAAGCATTTTCTGAATACTATGGATGGGATTTGCCGAGGGAGGCGGAATGGGAGTATGCCTGCCGCGGTGGGAAGCAGTATATATACGGAACGGATGACGGAAGTAAGGACAAGGCTAATTATTGGAATAACGGACCGAATCATCCTGTGAATGTAAAGAGCTACCCGAAGAATCCCTTCGGTTTGTATGACATGAGCGGGAATGTTTGGGAGTGGTGCAGCGACTGGTACGGGAGTTACAGCGCATCACCTACTACTAATCCAATCGGTGCACAAACTGGCACAAAGCATGTGTTGCGTGGCGGTAGTTGGATCGGCAACGTCAGCAATTGCCGGTCGGCCATCCGTCTCTCCTACGACCCGGTCTCCGGGGACTTCGTCGTAGGGTTCCGTGTGGTTCGCCGTTAGCTGCCTCTGAGAACTTATTGAACACTTGATTATTGATATTTGACACTTGATATGGGGTAAAGGGGTGCAGCCCCTTGCCGGTTTTAAAATCCCCCCGCCGCATTTAGCGGCGACCCCCTTATTAAGGAGGTAAAACTAGCCCCTGCAAATATGTCCCCCTTAACAAGGGGGATGCCGGCAGGCAGGGGGATTTCTTTCATGCAAGAGGGATACAAAGTACAAGAGATAATCTTTTCATCCTTCATCTTTCAGATTTTATCCTCACATATTCCTCCGGGTTCCTGACCACAAGAAGAATATACACTATGGCCGCGACCATCATACCCATAACGATCCCGAATGTGCGCTGGTAGGTGAGTATCCCCATGTCGATCAGCCGGCCGGTGACCACCGGGAGGATGACCATGAATGGAGTGACTCCTACATTGGTAACCGCTATATAGGTGGATTTGTCCTCAGTGGGACAGCATAAAAT is a window encoding:
- a CDS encoding formylglycine-generating enzyme family protein — translated: MEKAVRISLVLFMVSLVLFGAYSKKTSAGPDSTQPSQIIHGITFVTIPGGTFQMGDEKGDLWSECRPVHMVTVSSFQMSEAEITNSQYCAYLNAAKASGDITTTSSIVTGAKGTYNGQIYMYLSDIFNSNNRCWITYSNNVFSVASGHENWPVVYVTWYGSKAFSEYYGWDLPREAEWEYACRGGKQYIYGTDDGSKDKANYWNNGPNHPVNVKSYPKNPFGLYDMSGNVWEWCSDWYGSYSASPTTNPIGAQTGTKHVLRGGSWIGNVSNCRSAIRLSYDPVSGDFVVGFRVVRR